The Leishmania major strain Friedlin complete genome, chromosome 23 nucleotide sequence GGCGGAGTCGAACAGGCCTTTGCTCTGCAGTTTTCTCACCACCCCccgcatcagcagctgcacccgcCAGGGCTGCATCAGCCTCAGGCGGACTCGCCCGACTCACTGGCGATGCGACCTTCTAGCCTGCCGGGCGTCGGCCGACAACAAGTAGCCAACAGCGTGCTTGCACCTGCTCCTTTCGACAACACGGACGGCGCCAGCCCACTGTGCGCCGGTCACCCACAGTCCCTGTCAGTCATCGCTTCTGCTGCCGAGGTCGACAAGGGTGCATGCACTGCGTTGCTCACTGCCGGCAATACCGGTGCTCCTCGCGGTGgagacggcagcgatgcGATCATTGTTCGCGTTGATGAGGCGTCGCCGACACGCTTTCAGCACGCCAGTCCGCCTGGTTACTTTTGTGCCCCACTCGCACGATcaccagagcagcagcagcaccgcaacCCGCCCACGTGTCTGAACCCGTACACGGTTGCAACGCTGGACCGTAGCGGGCGCCTGCGCTTCTGCTACGTATGTCAGCTTTACAAGCCAGACGGCGCCCACCACTGCGGTGTCTGCGGCCGGTGTGTGTATAACTTCGATCATCACTGCCCCTTCGTGAACAACTGCGTTGGCCGCAACAACTACAAGCTGTTTATGGTCTTCTTGCTctacggcagcgtcggcgcgacTCTGGGGGGATGCCTCATGCTCGTTACGATCTTCGCCGTCGACAACGACGCAATCACGGATAAGCTGGTATGGGTAGCGGTGCCCGCGTTGGATTTGATTTTCGGTGCCGCACTGTTGATATTCTACAGCCAGCACTGCCTTCTTCTGCGCAACGGGCAGAGCACGTTGGAGAGTCTCATCGAAGCTGAAAAAGATCCCTGTTCCGGGAGTTGCTGCGCCTGCAAGCGACCTCGGCTCACCCCGGAGcagaaggaagaggaagcgcggcagcgcagggAAAAGATCGAGCGGCATCAACGCACGCTGATGGGCAAGGAGTCGCCATGCTGGCGGAGATATgccccgctgccggtgcgcacAGACGACACCGCAGATGATACCCTGCCGGGGACGGCCTGATGGTGTGGGGATGGCTAGTCCCCCTGCATGGACATGAGCATACCTGTGCTGTATGTGTGTCACAATTCACCGGCATGGATGTGCGCATTCactcgcctccctcccccctccactgAGCTCGATACTGCGGCGGCCTGCAGATCGCCCGTGGCTCTTCGTGCTCCGGCAGCCCCGGAGGCTCTCCGGATTCGAAAAATATCCTGTCTTCTTGTGCTGCGTAGTTGCTGCCTCTGTTCGTTGCTTgatgcacgtgcgcgcgtgtgggcgtgcTTCCTCTCCTGAAGGAgcccgcgccgccgtgctgtcTTTGTATTATGCCCTTGATAacgtgttttctttttcttgctgctgctgctgctcttccttgctggcgcgtgtgtctctgtaGACTTCATGGCACTGCAGTGGCGCATGTTGCCATGACAAGGCGCTAGGCGGCCTGCGCTAAGTGTTTTGTCTCAACGCATTACCTCACCATCAACGCAGCACGCCGACACAATGCACAACCACAGCTCTCTCACCACTGCTGCACTGCGGCTCAGTCCAGGTCGTCTAGGACGAGCCGTTCTGCCGTCGAGCCGGTCCGTGGCGCTGACGAGCTCTTCctgtccctcctcctcccttcttcgcatgcgtgctgcgcgatcagCGCCACACGGACCTGGGCGCACTGCACGCTTTAACCCAcgcgggccgcgtccagggaCCTGGCCGAGGGGCGGAAGTGGCGGCGTCCGTCGTGCGGGCAGCAGGGGCTGGTGGCCCGGACGCATGCCGCGTGAACCCAgggaggaggttggccagCCGCAGGCCAGGGCCCACTGAGATCCTGCACTCGGCCCGTACGCCGTGCGACTTCCGCTGAGCTGCTTCAAGCCGCGGCATCCCACAGCGTGGTGCGGTGACTCGCCACATGGGCGTTTCACTGACTCGATGGCGTCATTCGGGGTGCTCTCGTCACGCTTCCGGCATGTGTGCCTCATCAGCCCACCCGGCCGGGATGTAGAGGATGCCGCATACTTCGCGCACATGTACTGTGGAGTTGACTCGTACGGACCTCTTCGCGCCTCTTCCGTGCGTCCCTCGTGCTCTGCTCACGCGTAGAGGCTTGCGTCAGATGGGACGCGCCATGCCAGCGATGGGTGACAGCgtctgcgcacacacagctcATCGCGTGCTTATTTTTGCTGAATCCTCGACACGGTCTGTACTGAGCGGGCCCAAGAGCAGTCAAGGACGGTAAGCCTctccggcgccgcgcaggcCCGGGTCTGTCCGCCAACACCGAGCGTCCGCAGCCAATACCCGAGGGCGGGCTGCAGGCTGCGTGGcttccccctcccatccTGCATCCCCCACAGAGTGGGCACTAGGCGCGCATACCGCCGGTCAGGTGGACTCCGGCATCCTGCGGGGCGGTATCagcagagagaaaagggaagggTAGCGAAGCACAGCGGCGCGTTGCGCGTTGTTTTTTCtgacacgcacaaacacggaGGTCTGTGGCGTGCGAAGCCCTTGTCTAGGCCTTTGATCAGAGCTGCACTATGACACGGGTGCTATCGAAGCCCTTGTACTCTCACTCCTGCCCTTCTCCTTGCATTCACTCGTCCCGTTCTCGTGCCGCACCGCGACGTAGCCCTCGGCGAGCACAACGTGCTGAGGCAGCTGGGGAGCTGGTCCAGAGCAGGCACAAGTGCCTACATGCACCTCGCCTGTACACTTAGGGCCACATTTCCGTTGTTTCCAAAGGCGTGATTCGACCGCGAAGACACCGATAACAAACATTGGCGGTGTCGTCGACACGCTTCGTGGTGAGAGGCCCCAAGAGCGGTCAAGGACGGTAGGCCTCTCCGGCGCCGCGCAAGCCCGGGTCTGTTTGTCAACACCGAGCGTCCGCAGCCAATACCCGAGGGCGGGCTGCAGGCTGCGTGGcttccccctcccatccTGCATCCCCCACAGAGTGGGCACTAGGCGCGCATACCGCCGGTCACGTGACCTCCGACATCCTTGGAAACCGAGACTGGCGTAGAGATACAAACACGCCCATAGAGGGTACTTCGTTGTcgttctttgtgtgtgcagTGGTGGGCCCGATCTCCCCCGTCTGCTCAATTGTCTCGTGCGTCTGCCGGCGTGCGGGAGATGCCGACCCCGACTGTCCACCGTGGGCCACGAGTGCGGTCGTGGCGTGCGCTGTGGAACCTGCTCGCAGCGTACCGGCTGCCGCTGATtatctttctctctgcgACGGCTCTTATCTGGGGATACAACATCTTCTTCTGTCGACTTCTTCGTGCAgtgagggaggcggagacgaCTGGTGTGCTCCCCTTGGAGGCCATGAGCCtcctgcaggcgcagcgacacacgCTCGGCTACACCGCTACGGGCACATGTGCGGTGTGCGCTCTCACCCTTGGGAACGCCCTGGTCGCGCTCATGTACTGGTCCCTTGCACGCGTCATCTTCACCTGCCCCGGGTACGTGCCAGCAGAGCCGTGGCGATACACACCTCGCTTCGATGCTGAGCGACGGCACCATTTGAAGGTGACGTGGTCCGCGCAACGGAAGTGCATCCAAGAACAAGGTGTCGCTGCCCGGCAGCGAGCGTTGCAAGctctgcaggagcagcaggcgctgtgGGCTTACCAGTTGCACAtgttgcagcagcagcagccaccgcaCGCGTATCCCTCACCCGCCTCTGGACTCATAACGGCTCTCGGGCCTCCATTCGCGTCTGCAGTGACACCAGGGCTGTTCCCAGCTCCAAACGATGCCTCGAGAAGCGACAGCCTCTTGATGGCTGCACCAACGCCTCAGCAACCCTTTTCCCCGCAGCtagcagcagcggggagTTGTGTAATCTCGTGCACACCAGCCCTCGCTGTTGATGCGTCGCTCTCAGTGGGTATGGCAAACATCGCGGCGAACTCCGCGAAGGCGGCAGTCTTGTGCTCAGGacccgcagcgccgcagcgggcgtGCGCGGCATCCGGTACAGCACCCTCCTCCACGTTATCTCCCTCAGCGACAGAGACGACTGCCACAGCCAtaaccaccaccgccactacAGCTTCCTCTTTCTGCAGtgcctcgtcctcgtcagcTTCTGGGTCCGCAACACCAGTGACGAGTACATCGAGCCGAGGATCCACCGGGGCTCGCGGACCTCACGGTTCCTCGACCAGTTGCGAtgcagctccgccggcaCTGTCTCCGCATCGTCGGCCGTGCACAGCGATTGCGGCTGCCAAACCCACTGTGAACCCGAACCTGGTGCTCGAGTACGAGGCGGATGGGTCGCTGCGGTTCTGTGGGGTGTGCCACCAGTACAAGCCAGACGGCAGCCACCACTGTCGCGTATGTGAGCACTGCGTGTTTGATATGGACCACCACTGCCACTTTCTCAATAACTGCATCGGCAGGCACAACTACAAGTACTTCTTCTTGTGCATCTTCTACTCCACGTTGGGTGGCGCGGTGAACTCGATGCTGTTCGTTACTGTGTATGGGTGTAGCGTCGTGTGCCACGACTGGGGCCACGGCTGGTGGTGGGTGCCGGCTGGCATGTGCGCCATCAGCGTGTGCATTGCGTATCTGTGGGTGCAGCACATTTTTCTACTCATTCGAGGCGTCAGCACGCTGGAGCGCATGACTGAACTGTCCTCGGAGCACTTTCTCATGAGCGTGAGCGAGCCGGGCCTCAGTCAGGTCGTCAGGCCCggaagctgctgcagcgactgcgGAATGGCCATCGGTGAATGCGTTCACGGCATTGAAGCACTCGGGGAACGCCTCGTTGCGCCACTAGGGTGCAACAGCAAGTCCCGCAGGCTATACAAGACCACCGCCTCGTTtctcaccagcagcggcaggggtgATGGCGAAGGGGGAGCGCCGTCCGCCCCTTCAGCCCGAGCGGAGCGCCGGGCGCAGCgctttgtgttgttgttcggactcccgcgctgctgcctgtatcatctgctgccgctcccgccCCCAGGCGAGTCTTCGCAACAGCGCGCGCGGTCGCGCGAAGGAGAGGTATAGTGCACCGGGGCTCGATGCGGCTCTGGCTTCCGGAACCAAGTCGCgtgtctctctgcctgcaTGCAGTGGTGCGTCGAGCAAGGCGTCTTTTGCTTTCCATTGCTTGTCTCTCCTCGCAGAGCACCCGGATCACGGGAGGCGCACCGCAGTGCGTGGCATCACAGGGCTGAGCGCCCGCACCGTGGTTAAGTCAAGCAGCCCCTACCTATCCCATGCCGAATGCCAGAGCCATCTCTGGGAGTGATAGGGTGAAGTGCCTACGACGTGGTGGGGTGTGGGGTCAGAGCGCTTCATCGCtactgatgtcggcggtcggGTACTGGATGGTGCGGCGTCGGGACCACCCGCGACAGCGAGCACGTCGGTGCCACCCGTATGGCTAGGCGAGGTGTCGGCGCGACTCGAGCGTGTATCCCCACacacccggccctcgcactgcccacgagtggtgggggagggggggggagagcctgagcgccaccccgagggACGCcaccaggtggcgaccggcatgatgggtgagcggctgcgagggCTGGTGGGCAGACGTTGAAGCGGGGGCCGTGCTCAGGTGAGTGATTGTGCAGTGCTGTATcgcgcgtgtctgcggcTTGTTCGAATCACTGAATTGACCCTGTGTGCCAGGTCGAGGGCTCGAGCGTGGCGTGCCACTCGTGCTGTATGGCAGAGAACGGACAAGCTGAAGTGCAAGACAGGAAACCACATCTTCCCCGAGCCTGCCACGTTGGTGTGCAACCATGACTGGCACTCCCTTGGCTCCTCGTTCTCGCCCCCGCTCCCCCTGCGCCATCTCGCCGTCGAATGCCCCTCCGGCAAAGCACAGGAAAaagaaggcgctgcgcgaACGCTGGGCGGTGCATCGTCtcgcgcccctcctccccacgcTCTTCCCGCCACTCCCCGCTTCACTCGTCCTCATTCTGTCCTTGCCTGCTCCCGCCACTTCGCCGATCTCACTCTCTGTCCCGCGTTCTTCCACGGTTTGCGTGGGCCGGGCTCTTGTatgctgccgcactgcctGGTTTccacgccctcccctcccctcctccacgcgcTACTACACCGCTTGCTTCCGCTCTTCCCTCGCACAGCAACACGTGGCTGCGGCAGGCGGGGATACACCAACTCTCCACCACATCTGttcctcccacacacacgcacgcacctccaccacgaaaccgagacacgcacacacaggcgtgccgcccctcccctctggTGCGTCCTTCGGTCTTGATCCCTTCCCTTATTTTCGCCCTCGCTCAGCCCTTCCACGGAACACCTCACTTGCACACCCTCCTGCAGGCGTGCCACGGTGTTGCGGCGTTTGTGAGCGAGTAAGGACGCGGCGTGGGAGACTTGTCCGTGCAAGGACAACGACGCTCTTGTACGTTTTCTTTCTCCGTCTTGTGTAGTCCCACCTCTGCAGAAGACTCCTTATTCCTTGCGCTGCCCGTGCACACGCCTCCGTATTCTCTTCTCacccatcccctcccctgcggctgcagctcagccaccttctctccctctctcgcagTGCTCGTCTTTGACGGATTGCCTTCGCGCGCGTGCCAGATCGATTAAGTGGGCTCcccgaggaggcgcacaggcgcagcacTATGGACAtcgtcgctgcagctgctaCCTCGCAGGAGGGCGCCCGTGTTAccgacaccgccaccactgcgaCGGGCCGCCTTCCACCTGTCGTGTCTCAGCCCTGTAAAAGTGAACGGCTCAGCTCAGAGCCGAtgacgctgtcgccgccggccgctCGCGACGGCAACGCGAGCAGGTCTGATCCTCTCGCAACCCTTCGCTGTGGAGCTGGCCAGGGCGTCATCGGAAAGTCAGGAAGCGCACCAGCCGCTATCGGCAGAGGCTCGCCATCCAGAGGCTCTGCCACACTGGCTTCCGCCCCAAATCCCAGCTGTGGCTTCTGTACCCccacgctgcgctcgccTGGAAACTCATCGGCGTTGCCGCCTCTCTCCGCTGTTgcacagcgcggcggcgggccTACGCAGTCAACACGCCGCCTCCGAGGCCAAGAGACGGCGATAgccgaagaggaggagctgcgtaACTTGAGGCTAATGCTGAATGCTCAGTCGTCGCGTCTGCGCCGGCACACCTCTTCAACGATGCTGACTCCCGAACAGATGCATGCGCTGGTGAAAAGTccgccccccctcctctccggCCCGTCCACGCGACCCGCAGCAGAGacggttgctgctgcggcgatggTAGTAAGCAGCCAACCCAAGGCTCGCACTACTACCGATGCCAACAACATTGCGGCACCTCACGAAGGTCGCACAAAATGTGAGCCGACGGATCgctcgacggcggccacgGTAACGCATACcgcgtccacct carries:
- a CDS encoding DHHC zinc finger domain-like protein produces the protein MMCCGYLTPVVVAIMIMALALASDAYSIRLISLHRHDTWRIIVCLVVFISTTVMGLLILWSYYAVIFGSPGFVPRDPWAHPPLYAAPSLRLHGGVEQAFALQFSHHPPHQQLHPPGLHQPQADSPDSLAMRPSSLPGVGRQQVANSVLAPAPFDNTDGASPLCAGHPQSLSVIASAAEVDKGACTALLTAGNTGAPRGGDGSDAIIVRVDEASPTRFQHASPPGYFCAPLARSPEQQQHRNPPTCLNPYTVATLDRSGRLRFCYVCQLYKPDGAHHCGVCGRCVYNFDHHCPFVNNCVGRNNYKLFMVFLLYGSVGATLGGCLMLVTIFAVDNDAITDKLVWVAVPALDLIFGAALLIFYSQHCLLLRNGQSTLESLIEAEKDPCSGSCCACKRPRLTPEQKEEEARQRREKIERHQRTLMGKESPCWRRYAPLPVRTDDTADDTLPGTA